The Terriglobales bacterium sequence TCCTCGCCGGAAAAGCGTTGCAGGACGTCGGACTCAAATACGCCTTCCAGGCCCACGCCTACAAGCTGGCGGCGCGCATTCCCAGCGTCCTCTACCAGCAGCCGTGTTATTGCCACTGCGACCGCAGCGTCGGCCACACCAGCCTGCATAGCTGCTTCGCCGGCGACCACGGCGCCCACTGTGCCACCTGCATGAAGGAAGTCTTCTACGCCTACAAGATGACCAAGGCCAAGAAGTCTCCCGCCCAGATCCGCGAAGGCA is a genomic window containing:
- a CDS encoding CYCXC family (seleno)protein, producing the protein MKSMDLGLKRLLTLAAVCLLAITTSAQFLDVPAFHDAPPKKGEKLPPILAGKALQDVGLKYAFQAHAYKLAARIPSVLYQQPCYCHCDRSVGHTSLHSCFAGDHGAHCATCMKEVFYAYKMTKAKKSPAQIREGIQRNEWESIDLQQALDIN